GACAGGATTCGGTTCCCGAGATTTGATAACCGGGTGGTGGATTGATGGGAAGCGGCGGAGAAAATCCGGTTTGTGCAGCCGTGAAATCCTGTTTGCTGAGTTCCGAGTAAAATTGCTGGAGGTTTTGTTTTTGAATCGCGTCATCTTTAAAGTCCTGATTGACTTCAACCACACGCCCTTTCCAGCGGTCCTGATCGTTTTTGAAAGGAGCCTGCAGATGGACGAGATATTTCCCCTTATTGGTTGCCGCCGCCAAGGTGGCGGGCCCCACTGAAGCAGGAGCAATACTCTGATGGGTGGCGCCCCCCAGAATGACATCTGCCTCAGGCAGGTCGGATGCAAAGCTGCGTAATTCTCTTTCAGGCATATACGCCAGAACGATCAACCAGTCATACTGTTTAACGTATTCATCGGCGATCGCTAAAACCGCATCACGGGGGGAACTGATTTGCAGCCCGGAAACAGCATATAGGGATGAGACAACACCTACGATCAACAGGCGTTTCCCACTGACGTCTATGACGCGATGTGTTTCCACGATGAAATCCCCGTCGCTATCCCGAACGTTGGCCGAGACAAAGGGAATATCAAGTTTTTCCTGAATCGCCTGCAGATAATCGCTTCCCAGCTTCAATTCCGAACCCCCTAAGTTATGGGCGGCAATTCCCATCTTAATTTCCCCCTGGAGAATTGCCTCCAGTTTCGACTGATCATAGGGAGAGGTTCCCCCTGCTGCGCCACCAACATCGACGAGAATAACGTTCGAAGTTTCTTTTTCACTGGCAACAATGGCACCACGACGAAGTAGCCCCCCTGATTGATTTGAAGTACAACCACAGGGAACAATCCAGCCTGCCGTATCACCACTGGCAATCAGCGAAATCGGACGAGGAACTGTGTTTTCAGATTTGTGAGTCGTTTTGCTTTCTTCCCGTTTCAGCCCTTCGACTACAGCAACACCGGCAACAGCAACGATACCAACTCCGACAATGGTCGACAGGATGAACCGATTTCGTTGTGAATGCGAAGAAAACATGCAGAAAACTCTTAGTTTTTTCATTTGAAAAGAGTGCTGGGGAACTATCGCGTTAATTTCTCAGATGCTGGTAAGCTGTTGGCCCGATTTCAGATGGTAAGCAGTTTTAATAGATTAATGAGTATGCGAGAATGTTGACGTTCACCTGAACGCAGTTGGTAATTTCATTTCCGCCACAACAGCAACAACCTTGAGTATGTTCTGTGTCATTTAATCCATCCTGGGAATAAATCACACCCAAGCGACCTTCATACGATACCCCGTTGAGCGGACGTGGTTTTCCATGTTTGGCCACTAATTCTTTGATCTCATAAACGGTATTGAATACGGGGTGATTCATTGCGATCTGGCTCAGGGGATGTTCTGGAAATACCACCGCCATCTCTTTACGGAATGAGCGATCCCACTCACCCGAGGAGCAGCCCGCTGAAGCCAACAGAAGTCCACCTCGTTCAACATAGGTCCTCAAATTTTTACGCTCGGAATCGGTTAACTGAAACACACCTTCGCCAGTCATGATAACCATCGGAAAATTAAAGAGCTCATCCGAACTAAGCTTGACGGCGTGGAATCGTCGACTGGTTGATATAGACGAATCCTTTTCGACTTCAACCAGAAAGTGATCTGAAAAACACTGGCTGCTTTTCACACCAGCATAAACAAGGTTGGCTACCTGAACGATGCTTTCCGATTCCCGCCCGACTTGTTTGGGATCGGGAACTCTCTGCAGCGAACTGCCTGTGATACCATTACGGTTCTCTGTACTGGAACCTGCAGATTGCGCAGAGGAAGTGGTCGTCGAAGACTCCTCTTTGGGAGGGTTGGTATTCTGGGCAGAACCATGTGCAACCCAGGCAACGAGGACCGCTAATAGAATCATGACTCCAAACCATTTTTGATTCGATTTTCCGGAATATTTTTTCATGATCATCGACTGGTTATCCTTCTTATGTTTGAGATCGAAACCATTGGAGAACACAGAATCCTCCAGGTAAATATTTTTTACTGGTCTCCGACTTCATCTGCGATCCGTTGGAAATAGCGTCCGACTTTTCGTCGGTATTTAAGAGGAACCAGCGATTCGCCTGATCCAGAGGCTTTAAATTTTCCGCTGGAGTCGAATGACGATTGATCCTCTTGGTGTAAAAGTGATTCTCCATTTGAGCGACCGGTTGCATTTTGAGAATCGTCACTGGAACTGCCACTGTGCGCTGCAGCATGTTCAATAAAAGGAGAATCACCATAGAGACCAACATTTTGCATTGTACTGCGCTGTGCACTAAAGCCTCCACCAGCACCGGTACCTGCTCCCGTACCAGTTCCTGATCCCGGTCGAAATCCAGTTTCGGCCAACAACTGGCTGATAGTTTTACTGAGACACTCTCCGAGCGCTGGTTGGAATCCTTTGCAAATATTTTGTCCGGCTTGTGCCATCCCATTGCACTGGGATAGAAATTTCTGAAGTATATCGGCTGCTTTTAATGCACCAGCATGTCCCCGCGTTCCAGAGAACTCAGCCAGTCCCTGAGCAGCTTCTGTCATCGCTTCTGTGGCTCCGCTTTTCCGGACTGCTTTGACAAATTTCAATGCGGAGTCTCGCAATTCTTCGAAACGAGGTTCTGCAGGAACCATCTCAATGTGTTCTTCAATGTCAGAGAGTAATTGAATAAGCTCTTTCTGGAGCAGGTTCTGCTCGGATTCGAGATCCCGCATGCGTGCTTTCAGAATCGGATCATCAGTATCCGGTTCTCCCTTGAGTGATTCCAGACGATTTGCCAGATCACGCTGCCGTTGATAAATCTGGACAAACCGGGACTGGTCCTGCATCAGCGGCATAATTTTTGAGAGTGTATCGAGGGGTGCCATCATTTCTGAATCGAGGTGTTCCCGCTGATCGTTAAGTGACTTCAACATCTCCTTCAGCCGTTTTGATGTCAGTTCATTAGTTGCATCCTTGTTCTTAGTGAGTGTTTGTAACTGTTCTGACAGTTTCTTTAATGCTTCAGCCTGTTTCTTCAATTGTGGTGACAGCTCATTGTCAAGCTGATAGGGAAGTTGTTGATCGGCGAGTTTTTTTAGAGTATCTGCTTCTTTCTCTAATAATTTACTCAGTTTTCGCAGTTCCTGGAGAGTTTCCTCTTTTAATCTGGAGTCGGCTGGCAGTTTGTCTATTTTCTTCTGTAGTGTTTCCATTTCCTCTGCTAACGATTCCATGCGGCGGCGTGCCTGCTGGTATTTTGACATAAACATTTGCAGGCCGTTGCGTCTACGTTCCATGCTGTCATATTCTTCCTGTGAGATAATGCGAATTACAACGACTGAACTTTCCGATCCTTTCCCGATAATCTGCGAGGGGTTTGATCCATCCCGATTTCCTGTATTCGGGTCGTTGTCCTCGACGCGAGCGAATAAACGGATTTCATCTCCCGCTGCAAGGCCATATTTTGACAGTGGGAGAAACACAACTTCATGTGCATGAGTGGGAGGGGGCATAGAGACAGGAACTTCCAGGGGAAGGAAGCGAGAATGGTTCAGACTGCGGAATAACTGAATTCGCGAGAGGCCAAAATCATCTTCGGCTGAAATGACAACCGGAACCCTGGCTGAGGGAGTGGCCAGTGAGAGTGACTTGGGTTGTAAGAGACGAACAAAGGGGCGTTCATCGACCAGTACTATCACCGGAACCGTCACTGCGTCCTTTGATTCCTGGCCATCGACATCAGTAACCGTTAAGACGATTTGGCCTGGCTCACGTATCGTAAATTCGCCGTTAGCTTCCTCACTGGCTTTTGCAGATGCAATGAGATCCACTTTCTGTTGTTTGTCTTTGGTCAGGTATTTCAATTTCCCCCCCGAGAGCGGACGATTGCTGAACAAGGTGACTTTCACCTGAGTACCGGGCAGACCAGACAGACCTCCCTGAGGCAATGGACCTTCATATTCTGGAAGTCCCGTATATTCTGGCGCCGTCACCCGGAAACGTGCATCCACGATATTAGGGACAGTGATCACTTCAATATTGTATCTGCGACTTCGCGCGCTATGGGAGCGGACGTAATAAGTGAGCGGAGTTCGAATGTCAGAGATCGTAACTCTCCAGCGATTCCCTCCTTCTGGAAACATGGGTAGAACATCAATGGGAATCATCTTCGACTGATCATCGTATGTGACGTGTCTGTTGAACGGTTCCAGTACGAGTTCCAGATCCTCTGCCGATGTGCCCTTAAGAGTGACATAAATATCGATACCTTCGCCAAAGATGACCTTAGCACCTTCCGGCTCAACCTGGAAATTGATGTGCGAAAAGGGAGGATGATCGCCAGACGGATTCGCAAATCGATTCCACTCGGTTGCCGCCAGTTGAGGTAACAAAAGAGCAAATAAAAGTGGCAGGACCAGCAGGCTGAAAAACGTGATAAATGAGCGTTTCAATGGATCTGTGGGAACAGCCTGTGAGTGATTGGCATGCACAGCCAGATCCGCAGCGCGGCTGACTGCCATTTCTGCTAACGCTTGAGTCATGTCAGGGTTTGTAGAGTAGGAATGGGAGCCATTCCTCATAGAAAGTTCCAGACCGGAACATATCTGTCCCCGTGCGTCCGCGATGTGGTCCAGTCGGGCAGCAATCATCCGGGGGTTACTTTGAAAAGCAGCCTGGAGTAAAACTGTCATTCCCAGAACGCAAAAGGCGGTTAAAGACAGTATCAAGGTGCCGATGCGAAGTGTTGGTGAGAATTCCAGTACCAGATCCATCCAGACGCCTAAGATTAAGCAAATTAATCCCAAAGCCAGTCCCCAGCCGAGACCGGAAGCCCCTTCGATCCAAAGCATACGCCGACGAAGCTTCAAGAGTATTTCGGCTAACATTTGATGAGCCATACCTGTTTCCCTCAAGGCGAACAATATGAACAACAACAGGTGTTATTCAGACTTCCAGATTTTCCCCTGACTGAGCGTCCAAAACGTTGAATTTTATTAGAACATGGCTTTCCGTGCTTCCATTCCTATATTGTATGGCCTCCACCGGGGATCTACAAATCGCGATCTTCGATCTGGCCTGTTTTCGGAGTTTTCTCTGCTGGATTAAACCGATTCAAATCAAACCCCCTGAGCGTCTAAGCCCCCATACAATCCCCCAAATCAGGATGACACTGAGTAATACCCACCAGCGATCCCAGGCAGAAAAACGAACAGTCCGTTGTGGGAGTGAATGAGAAATATGTTCCTGAAATTCCTGGGCGATTTGATCCGGATTAGGGTCTTCAATAACGGCTCCCCCGCTTTCACTCGCGATTCTAGCCATAATATCAGGACGAGCAGTGACCTCAATCTTTTCCAGGAACTGTTGTCTAACATCAAATACAATCGAGGTGGAAGACTTATCTGCCGATGCATCTTTACCTATGACGGAGGAACGGTAGTGACCTTCAGGTAACTGACCGAATAACACCTGATAGACTCCCGGCTCCTCTCCCAGGGGAACTGGCGCCACGGTGTCGAGGGTCTTGCCTGCAGAATCGATCAGTTCTACTTTTGGAACAGCATCTCCGGTGGCATCTTCGCGCATTAACAATAAAGCAGAAACAGATTCATCAGTAGAAAATCTGACCTTTTCTGATCTCAATACCATGTCCTGGCCGGGAACCAAACCGACACTGGAGACAAGCCACCGTAACAGGCTTTGCCAGAGTGAGCCGTAAATGGCGTCGTGCTTCTGGAATTGAGGTGCAAGGAATGCCCAACGCCACATACCTGAGCCTTCAATCGCTACAACTCGTCCTGTGCCATAAGTCTGGTAAGTGACAACTGGTGAGCTTTCGTCTGATTTTTGTGAACGGGCCAGGACGACGGCCAGCGGCTTGGGGCGTTCAGGCGTCGCTGAGGTTGTCAAAGAAGGAAGTTGGTCGAGGATCTTTTCATCACTACCTGCGGACGGCATCAACCAGTTAAGACTCGCACCACGGTCGGTCAGGCTCATGCGAAAGCGGGATTCTCTGGTTTGCGACCAGCGGACCGGCAGCATCTGCCCCAATCCCTGGCTGACGCTGGCGACAGGCGAACCACGATAACAGACTAAAGATCCCCCATCGCGTGAAACCCAGGTCTTCAACCGTTCGACCAGTTCTTCTGACAAGAAACATTCCGAGTCGCGTCCCAGTACAACCACCTGATATTCTGAAAGACGATCCGCGTCATCAATAATAGAACGGGGATCGTTCAGAATCGTTGAGGATTCAATTCTGTGAATGTTGACTTCAGGCGACTTCCCGTCTGTTGAACCGGGCTGAGCCCCCTTTGATTCGAGACTGGATTTTTGCAGTCGTAGTGAACGCTTCAGATACCGGGTTTCCGATAATCTGACAACCGCATCCAGTTCCAGGGATGGGTCGGATGCCAGTGTTCGCATCAGAAATTTTCCATCCCAGTACGGTTTGCCTTCCAGCAGCAGTACACGGATTGGCTCTTGAACAACCCGTAACAGTAAGGTTGCTGAATTATTGGCTGTGGTGGCTTCCTGGGGCATGGGTTTCAGTTGCACTTCGTATCGGTATAGGCCCGCCTGTTTTTGCTGGACCTCAAATTGAACCGTCGCCTCGTCATTAGCTGCAAGTGAGACTTCTTTGTTATCAATTTCCTTACCGTCATACATGAGACTCACGTTTGATTTATCAGTGACTGATCCCCGTTGTTTCAGAACTACAGTGACCGGTACCTGTTGTCCAACAAAAGAAAGCTCCTGTGGTCTGCTCAATGAGACTTCCAGATCTTTCAATTGCGAATCACCACCAAAAGTTTTTGTATAAATGGGAATTGCCATCGCTTTCGTAGTGCGTAAAACATCCAGTAAAGATGTGATGCCGCCTGGCCCGTTGTGGATACCGTCACTCAGTAAAAATAAAGCCTGCCCCTGGGGGCGGTCGTCAGTGATACTGGACGTGATCGCGCCGGTCATATCGGTGTCAACTCCCTCTGGAGAGAGCGCCGCCAGTTCGTTCAGGTCTGCAGGAGTGGCGATGCTGGAGAACTTTCTGATCCGGACATCAAACCGAGATTGCAGGTTGGCTGACAGGACATTCGCAATTTTTATTGCTGATTGATAACGTGTTTCACCTTCTGCAACATCATCAATGTCCATACTGGCGGAATTATCTAACAACAGCGTTAACAATGGTTTACCGGCAGGAGGAGCCACAGGCTCAATCCAGGTTGGATTGAGCAAAATCAGCAGGACTGCACCAATCCCGATTGACGTCAGGCTGATGATGGTGATCCAGCGGTGCTGCGAGAGCGTACCAACTCTGTTCCACCCATACCACATGAGTATGACTGCCGAGACAATCGCCAATGTAATCCACAACGCAGGCGAGATGAAAGGCTCAAATGTGAGGCCACGAAACATTCAGTGTATTATCCTTGAAACTTTTCAATAAACCCGTTCACAACTACGATATCATCATGTACGGAACAGTTTGAGGGCAACCAGTTCTCCCATCAAACACAGCAGGCAGGCGATGGCAAACCAAGTCCAGATCAGGTCGGTTTCGTTACCATCGGTAGATTCAACAGAGTGGAACTGAACCGTACGTTCTCCAGCCAGACGTTGTTGAAATACCTCGGGAGCCAGGCTCCTTAAATCACTTTCCTCCGGTGAAAGAGCAACTGCCATCGCATATTCAGTCTGCTTTTGACGGTTGACCAGATATACCCCCGGATCATTGATTGATTCAGCACTCCAGACAACGCCGAAAGCTTCCTGGTTTAACCTGCCCATGTTCTTTATTTCTGGATTGGGTCCGCTAATTTTTAATCCCTGCAGGCTGCCGCTATCACTGGGAAGATCAACGACAAATGATTCCCCGCAAATACGATCTTCTTTCCCCTGCCTGCGTTGCAGTATGTGATTTTGCACCAGTTCAGCCAACAGGGGAACATAGATCGGAGATTGATGTAAGTTTGAATTACCAAGATCCGCATTGAGTACAGCCAGAGAACCCGCATCAGACGATGTAACAACAAGTAGCGCAGATCGATCACTTAGTGAAGCAAGAATATCATCTTCCAATGCATTTTCTTTGCGACGAGTTGAAAGTCCTCCAGAAAAACGTAACGGTTCAATCGCGGTATTGAGATTGTCCCCGAATATTAAAAACGGGGTTCGATCACGCCGCGGTTCAGTCAATAGCAAATTAAGTCGTGGCTCGCTTGAGGGGGGCGGAAAAAATTCGACTGGCATTTGTAAACCAGTCCCGACTGTTTCAGTCAGCAGACGTAAATTTACCGCATCGATCGGTTCGGAGGCAATGTAAAGTATTCCGCGTCCCCGCCGCAGTAATGCGGCTAGCTGTTTGATTGTATCTTGCGCGAGCCGTCCTGGATGGTTCAGCACGATGACTTCCGCGGAGGCAAGTACCTGAGAATCGAAATCATCTGGATCAAGACGTATCAGTCGCGAACTGCTATGCGTATTTCGCGGTTCCATTGGCAACAGCCCACGTTCTATAAAGTAACTCGATGAAGGCCGCTGTTTTTCTGGCTGCCTGGTGATCAATACATAGGTAGGCGGCTGTCGAATTTCGATAACACACGGACGACTATTGTCAACAGGAAGTGCATCATCAACGCCAACCAGTTGCGCTTTACCAGTTAACCAGCCGGCTGCGCGGGGAATGATTTTATCAGTCAACCTTGTTTTGGAATGAGGCGAACAGACTCCTTCAATCTGATAGATGGCATCTCCCAAAGAAATGTTTACGTGCACCTGTCGCGGCGTTGAAGAATAATTTCCCACGTCGACCTCTAGCAGCAATTCTTGCCCTACTTCTGCCCGACCTTGAGTAGAGACGCGTAATATTGCCAGATTGGATGGTTTTTCTTCAGGCGCAACAGATAACAACTCAATCTCTGTATCTTTTGGCAAAACGGAAAAGTCGGCACTGGACCAGTTCGTCCGCTGAAAATCACTCACAAATACTAATTCGCGTCGAACTTCGTCTCCCTGATTTCCCGAAACTTTATCCAGCAAATCGGCAGACATATTTAAAGCCAGTTGGACATTCAGCTTTTCAGGACGGGGAGAGGCTGCAGCTAATTCTTCCTGTAGTGCAGGAAAATTTGTAGAAGGAGTTCCAAAAACAGCTCGTGATCGAGTTCCTGCCAGAATCAAGTCTGCCTTCAGATCGGCCTGGTATTCCAGTTTTCGGGAAGCCAGTGGACGTCCGCGTTCAAACATTTCAATACCACGAATTCGTGTTGCCATACTTTGGCTGATATCCATGAGAACCACTCTGATCACCTTAGCCTCATCAGGGGCTTTAGCTTTCTCTCTCAGGCCAATCAAGGGTCGCGCCAAGGCAACGGCAAGCAGAATTACAGCAAGTGTCCTTAACGTTAATATAATGAAGTCACGTAATCGATGATGCGTACGCCGCTGTTGGAGTGCGTTTCGTATAAAGCGAATCGTAGAACTCGGTACGCGTATCGGTTTCGGTTGAGTCAACTTATGAATCAACACCGGCAAACCGATGGCCAACGCTCCCAGTAATAAGATCCACGGATGTAGAAACATTTTTAAATCATTCGATGATGGAAATAAATGCATTTTTAAAGCAGAATGAACGATTTGCGGTCCTGTTGTTTTATCCCGTTCGTTCTACAAGGAATTCTCCCAGAGTCTGTAAATAGGGGATCGCCGTCGAAACACGCAGATAATCACAGCCATTTGTCAGTGATAGTGTTCGAACGGAGTCTGAATGAGCCTGAAACCTTTGCTGATAGAGTGACTGGATCTCTGCCGGCGAACAATCGATGCTTCCTTCATTCTCGAGACCTTCAAATCGATATGCCGTACCTGCCGGCAGACGTTCTTCATCAGGATGAATCAGATGAAGTATGATGACTTCTGATTGACGATGCCGAAATAACCGCACTGCAGCAAACAGCTCATCCAGATCATCGACTAGAAAGTCGCTCAGCAACATCAAAACCCCACGCGACTTTGTCTGCTCAAAAAGATCCTGCATTGCCCCGGACATATGGGTTTCTGGGACGGTTTCAATCTGTTCGATCAGTTCCTGAATGTGAGCAACATGCCCTGGTGTACTCCCGGGAGAGAGCGATTCCTGCAATTGATCCGTCATAATTGCCAAACCTACCTGATCCTGTCCGCGACAAATCACATGTGATAATGCCGTCGCCAGGTACTGGGAATATTCCAGCTTCGAGCCAGTCATGTCGGCATCAGTTTTCGACCCGAATTTCATCGAAGCGCTGGCATCGATTGCCAGCGTGCATAGCAGATTTTTTTCATCCTGAAAGAGTCGGACGTATGCCTTGCCGGTTCGCGCCATCACTTTCCAGTCAAGGCGACGCAGGTCTTCTCCATCGGTGTATTCGCGGTAGTCAGCAAATTCGCCAGCGCCTCCCCTTTGGCGGGACTGATGACGCCCACTATATGTTCCCTCAATACGATGCCGTGTTGAGAATCGCATGTGTTCCAATGCCGCTAATGCTTTCAGTTCCAGAAACGGGCTTTTTGAGTCAGTTCTCATGATGGCTACCAGCAATGAAAAAAAGGGACGCAGGGAAGCAGAACTTACTCTCTGGCTGTTTTTAATAACTGTTCGATGACGTCCTGTGTCGTAATACCGTCTCCCACTGCACGGTGATTGATGCAAATCCGATGTCTCAAAACGGGTAAAGCCACTGCGATAATATCAGCTTCGGTGGGTGCAGTTCTTCCCTCAAGTAACGCGTGTGCTTTGGCAGCGACGACCAGATTCTGAGAACCACGGGGCCCCGCGCCCCAGGCTATATAATCTTGAACAAATTGGCTTGCTCGTTCATCCTGTGGCCGGCTGGAACCGCATAAGCGAACGCTGAATTTTGCAACATTATGAGGAACGGGGACAGCCATGACCAGATCTCGCAATTGCAGAAATGAATCACGATCAAAGGCAGCCTCCGGAAGAGAGGGGATTCCCCCTGCCATTTTCATGACAATTTCTTCTTCCTGTTCCGGCAGCGGATATCCGATGCGAATCTCCATCATAAAACGATCTAACTGTGCTTCAGGCAGGGGATAGGTACCTTCCTGTTCGATGGGGTTCTGGGTGGCAATAACGACAAAGGGATCTTCCAGATTATAGGTCTGCCCACCAACCGTGACTTGCTTCTCTGCCATGGCTTCCAGCATAGCTGATTGCGTTTTAGGAGCAGCGCGATTAATTTCATCAGCCAACACCAGATTTGCAAACACTGGACCGGGCCGAAACGTCATGCTTGGGGAATCACCATCGGTGCTCTTCCCCAGTAATTCATATCCTGTAATGTCCGAAGGCATGAGGTCGGGAGTAAATTGGATGCGGGAATATTTCCAGTGAAAAGTGGAAGCCAGCGCCTTAACCATCAAGGTTTTGGCTAAACCTGGAACACCTACCAGTAAAGCATGCGAACCGGTTAAGGCACAGGTTAACAATAAATCGATCGTTTCATCCTGTCCGACGACGACCTGGTGCAGACTCTCCCGAATTGAGCGGACACGATCTACGAATATTCCGACTTGCTCCTGAGCGATTTCGATCGTCATAGCTTGCTCTTTCATCTGTGTGTTCTCTGGATTTAGTAACAGGAATGAGAATTCTAAAGAAACAAACTTGACCAATCCGCTTTATTCATATTGATGCGAAGACATAATAAAACGGTATGAATTTGCAGTCATCGAAATTGATTGATCCTGAATTTTCATGTATCCAGCTCAAAGCTTTTGAAATACCCGAATTACAGGCGTTCGTTCTATAAGGCGAAAAAGAGCTATCGAATATCGAGCACTTCATTGAGTTAATTCTGTACAAAGAAGCAGATCAATGCAAATAAAATCCTGTAAGGCTGCAAGATTCTCTTAATTCAAGCAATCTAGAAACGGACCTGACTGGCTGATCGAGACAAAGACAGGTTCGTGGCTATAACGATGAAAGTCTAAGAACTCCGTACAGCAATGATTTCAACTCTGAACTGCTATTGAGATACCGCCACACCAGACTTTCAATCATCTTGCAGGGTGGCGACCAATTCGCTCGTATTGAAGGTTGACCTTCCCCCCGCTTCTTAATCATTGCAAAATACGAGAAATATTGTTCTGTTGTATTCAGAAAAAGCATCAGATTTATGAAATGAAAACGTAACAGAAAAACGCGACAGAGAAGAACAAATCGCTTTTGCTTTACAGAAACTCCAGTGTCTGAGGCCACTCGCAAGATGGGAATCTTCGAGTAGGCTTTTATACCCCTGGAAAAAGAACTTTGCTGGTATGGGTATCACTGAGTTGCGACGTCTGAAGCAACTTGTATGTGTAGCACTTTATGTGTTTAAGATACTGGAGGCAGCAGTCTATCGTAATCGGAGCAAACTTTTCGGCTCATGCTGCGATACTCGGCTTCAGCCTTTCAGAATCGAAGACGGACACGGATTTCAAAAGTGAAGTGTCTAATCAATCATATACTTGAAATCTGTGCGGTAAACAAATTGATTTACGTACTTCCAACCGGCATAATGTCTATATGTTTGTTGATCATTA
The sequence above is a segment of the Gimesia algae genome. Coding sequences within it:
- a CDS encoding multiheme c-type cytochrome, whose amino-acid sequence is MFSSHSQRNRFILSTIVGVGIVAVAGVAVVEGLKREESKTTHKSENTVPRPISLIASGDTAGWIVPCGCTSNQSGGLLRRGAIVASEKETSNVILVDVGGAAGGTSPYDQSKLEAILQGEIKMGIAAHNLGGSELKLGSDYLQAIQEKLDIPFVSANVRDSDGDFIVETHRVIDVSGKRLLIVGVVSSLYAVSGLQISSPRDAVLAIADEYVKQYDWLIVLAYMPERELRSFASDLPEADVILGGATHQSIAPASVGPATLAAATNKGKYLVHLQAPFKNDQDRWKGRVVEVNQDFKDDAIQKQNLQQFYSELSKQDFTAAQTGFSPPLPINPPPGYQISGTESCLKCHQDDARHWEHSAHAHAWKTLRRSGAHVDADCQRCHTTGFGLPGGFVSVKRSLNLVNVGCESCHGPSAAHTRNTKIRTPFLAKDQCIYCHDRENSPEFKFEKYWSQIIHGQQDPESNTEPQP
- a CDS encoding DUF4159 domain-containing protein is translated as MIMKKYSGKSNQKWFGVMILLAVLVAWVAHGSAQNTNPPKEESSTTTSSAQSAGSSTENRNGITGSSLQRVPDPKQVGRESESIVQVANLVYAGVKSSQCFSDHFLVEVEKDSSISTSRRFHAVKLSSDELFNFPMVIMTGEGVFQLTDSERKNLRTYVERGGLLLASAGCSSGEWDRSFRKEMAVVFPEHPLSQIAMNHPVFNTVYEIKELVAKHGKPRPLNGVSYEGRLGVIYSQDGLNDTEHTQGCCCCGGNEITNCVQVNVNILAYSLIY
- a CDS encoding vWA domain-containing protein is translated as MFLHPWILLLGALAIGLPVLIHKLTQPKPIRVPSSTIRFIRNALQQRRTHHRLRDFIILTLRTLAVILLAVALARPLIGLREKAKAPDEAKVIRVVLMDISQSMATRIRGIEMFERGRPLASRKLEYQADLKADLILAGTRSRAVFGTPSTNFPALQEELAAASPRPEKLNVQLALNMSADLLDKVSGNQGDEVRRELVFVSDFQRTNWSSADFSVLPKDTEIELLSVAPEEKPSNLAILRVSTQGRAEVGQELLLEVDVGNYSSTPRQVHVNISLGDAIYQIEGVCSPHSKTRLTDKIIPRAAGWLTGKAQLVGVDDALPVDNSRPCVIEIRQPPTYVLITRQPEKQRPSSSYFIERGLLPMEPRNTHSSSRLIRLDPDDFDSQVLASAEVIVLNHPGRLAQDTIKQLAALLRRGRGILYIASEPIDAVNLRLLTETVGTGLQMPVEFFPPPSSEPRLNLLLTEPRRDRTPFLIFGDNLNTAIEPLRFSGGLSTRRKENALEDDILASLSDRSALLVVTSSDAGSLAVLNADLGNSNLHQSPIYVPLLAELVQNHILQRRQGKEDRICGESFVVDLPSDSGSLQGLKISGPNPEIKNMGRLNQEAFGVVWSAESINDPGVYLVNRQKQTEYAMAVALSPEESDLRSLAPEVFQQRLAGERTVQFHSVESTDGNETDLIWTWFAIACLLCLMGELVALKLFRT
- a CDS encoding DUF58 domain-containing protein, with amino-acid sequence MRTDSKSPFLELKALAALEHMRFSTRHRIEGTYSGRHQSRQRGGAGEFADYREYTDGEDLRRLDWKVMARTGKAYVRLFQDEKNLLCTLAIDASASMKFGSKTDADMTGSKLEYSQYLATALSHVICRGQDQVGLAIMTDQLQESLSPGSTPGHVAHIQELIEQIETVPETHMSGAMQDLFEQTKSRGVLMLLSDFLVDDLDELFAAVRLFRHRQSEVIILHLIHPDEERLPAGTAYRFEGLENEGSIDCSPAEIQSLYQQRFQAHSDSVRTLSLTNGCDYLRVSTAIPYLQTLGEFLVERTG
- a CDS encoding AAA family ATPase; protein product: MKEQAMTIEIAQEQVGIFVDRVRSIRESLHQVVVGQDETIDLLLTCALTGSHALLVGVPGLAKTLMVKALASTFHWKYSRIQFTPDLMPSDITGYELLGKSTDGDSPSMTFRPGPVFANLVLADEINRAAPKTQSAMLEAMAEKQVTVGGQTYNLEDPFVVIATQNPIEQEGTYPLPEAQLDRFMMEIRIGYPLPEQEEEIVMKMAGGIPSLPEAAFDRDSFLQLRDLVMAVPVPHNVAKFSVRLCGSSRPQDERASQFVQDYIAWGAGPRGSQNLVVAAKAHALLEGRTAPTEADIIAVALPVLRHRICINHRAVGDGITTQDVIEQLLKTARE
- a CDS encoding vWA domain-containing protein, with product MFRGLTFEPFISPALWITLAIVSAVILMWYGWNRVGTLSQHRWITIISLTSIGIGAVLLILLNPTWIEPVAPPAGKPLLTLLLDNSASMDIDDVAEGETRYQSAIKIANVLSANLQSRFDVRIRKFSSIATPADLNELAALSPEGVDTDMTGAITSSITDDRPQGQALFLLSDGIHNGPGGITSLLDVLRTTKAMAIPIYTKTFGGDSQLKDLEVSLSRPQELSFVGQQVPVTVVLKQRGSVTDKSNVSLMYDGKEIDNKEVSLAANDEATVQFEVQQKQAGLYRYEVQLKPMPQEATTANNSATLLLRVVQEPIRVLLLEGKPYWDGKFLMRTLASDPSLELDAVVRLSETRYLKRSLRLQKSSLESKGAQPGSTDGKSPEVNIHRIESSTILNDPRSIIDDADRLSEYQVVVLGRDSECFLSEELVERLKTWVSRDGGSLVCYRGSPVASVSQGLGQMLPVRWSQTRESRFRMSLTDRGASLNWLMPSAGSDEKILDQLPSLTTSATPERPKPLAVVLARSQKSDESSPVVTYQTYGTGRVVAIEGSGMWRWAFLAPQFQKHDAIYGSLWQSLLRWLVSSVGLVPGQDMVLRSEKVRFSTDESVSALLLMREDATGDAVPKVELIDSAGKTLDTVAPVPLGEEPGVYQVLFGQLPEGHYRSSVIGKDASADKSSTSIVFDVRQQFLEKIEVTARPDIMARIASESGGAVIEDPNPDQIAQEFQEHISHSLPQRTVRFSAWDRWWVLLSVILIWGIVWGLRRSGGLI